A window of Cellulomonas wangleii genomic DNA:
GGCCAGGCCGAGCGCCAGCATCATCTCGGTCGTCGACGACTTGATGGTCACGACGCGCTGCGGCGGGGCGTCGAACGTGACCTCGGTCCCGCAGTTGTCCAGGGTGACGGGGGCGTACGTCGTGGGCACGTCCGACGGGGTCGCCGAGGGTGCCGCGGCCGGGGCGCCCGTGGAGCACGCGGCGAGGGCGAGCGCGCCGACGGCGACGCCGGTGACGAGCACGGCGCGGGGCACGCGTCGCGGGGACGTCGTGCGGGTGGGGGAGTCGCCGGCGCGGCGGGCAGCGCTGCGCGGGACGGGTACGAGGTGACGACGGGCGCGGGGCATGGTCTCTCCGGGAGGTCGCTGCCGCGCACGCCGTCGGGCACGGGAGGGAGGGGGACGGGCGCACGTCGCGCCGCGGAGGACCGTCCCAGCACGGGGCGGTGCGACCCGACCAGAGCGACGGTCGGGTTCCGACGGGCAAGCCTAGGCGCTCCGGCCGCCACCCGCGCAACCGCCCCCGCAACCGTGCGCCCACGCCACGAGCGGTGTGCGTGACGTGTCACGCACACCGCTCGTGGTCGGCTCGCGCCGGTGGCTCGCGGGAGGTCAGGCGGCCGAGCAGGTCACCCGTGCGCCCGCACCGTTCCCGGTGCCCTGGAAGCCGAACGTCGTGCTCCCGCCGGCGTCGACCCGCCCGTTCCAGGGGGCGTTCGTCACCGTGAACGCCGACCCGCCGGTCGACTGGCCGTTCCACACCTGCGTCGCGCCGGCCCCCGTGGCGAGGGTGACGGTGACGCGCCACCCCGTGACCGGGGCGCTGCCGGCCGTCACCGTGACGTCCGCGACGAACCCGCCGGGCCAGCTGTTGGCGAGCCGGTAGGTCGCGGTGCAGCCGGTGCCGGTACCCGGGGTGGGGGTCACGGAGGGCGTCACCGACGGTGTGGGGGTCACCGAGGGTGTCACCGACGGCGTGGGCGTGACCGACGGCGTGACCGACGGGGTCACCGAGGGCGTCACCGAGGGCGTGGGCCCCGGTCCGGCGTCCCCCCACGCGTCCTTCAGGAACGCGGCGATGGTGTCCCAGCTCGGGTTCGGGGTGCCCTGCGTGACGGTCTCCCGGCAGCCCTCGACCGTGCGGACGGTCTGCTGCCCGTAGCGCGAGGCGCTCGTGACGTCGGTGTGGCTGTGGCCGGCGCCGGGCACGGAGAAGAACCGGGTGTCGACGCACGCGGCCTTGAGCGCGTCGTAGAGGATCTGGGTCTGCGCGTGGGGCACCACGTTGTCGCTGAGCCCGTGCAGCAGGAGCATCGGGGGGTCCTGCGCGTCGACGTACGCCAGGGGGTTGGCCTGCTGCGCCTTGTCGCGGCAGGTGGGGATCGCGCAGCCCAGGAGCTGGGCCTCCGGGGCGCTCGGGCTGTCGTGGTCGATGAAGCCGCCGGGGTCCTGCTCCCTGAGCCGCTGGAAGTCGGTGGGCCCGAAGAAGTCGACGCCCGCCTGCACGGCGCTCGAGACGCCGTAGAGGCCGACCTGCCCCTCGAGCGACTCGACACCGCCGGTCAGCGCAGCCATCGCGGCCACCCAGCCGCCCGAGGAGTCGCCCATGGAGGCGAAGCGGTCCGGGTCCAGGCGGTACCGGTCGGCGTAGGCGCGCAGGTACCGGATCGCGGCCTTGACGTCGTGCACCTGGGCCGGGAACTTCGCCTGCGAGCTGGACCGCACGCTGACCCCGGCCACCGCGATGCCGCGGGGGTTCAGCTGCTGGGCGATGGCCGCCGCACCGGACTTGCCGTCGTCGGACGTCCACGCCGACCCGGTGGACCACACGACGAGCGGCCAGGGCCCGGGGCCGTCCGGCACGTACAGGTCGAGCAGGTGGCCGCGGCTGCCGGCCGGATCGGCCTGGGCGTAGGCGATGTTCGTGATCGTCTGGGCCTGGGCGGCGGTGCCGAGCGTGGCGACCGCACCCCCCGCGACCAGCGCCACCACCCCCAGCCATGCGGCGGTCCTGCTGCGCGTCCTGGTCATGACGTGGCTCCCCTCACACGGTGGTGACGTTCACCATGGCGGCCCCGCTCGCGGCGCGGCCAGGGCCGAAACCATTCGGGCGGCCGGGCGCACGGTGTCGCCGCACGCCCGTCTCGCGGTACGGCCCGTCCCACGCCGGCGTGGCGGGCCGCCGGCGTCAGGGAGCGGCCGCCGCGGCCAGCGCGGCGGCGACCGCCTCGACGTCCTGGCTGCGCAGCGCGCCGACGCTCACCCGCACGAACCCGTGCGGCCCCGGCGGGACGGAGAAGAACGGCCGCCCGCGTGCGACCCGCACGCCCGCGGCCTCCAGGCGGGCCAGGGCCGTCTGCTCGTCGTGCACCGGGATCCAGACGTTGATGCCGTCGCCGGGCGGCACGTGCACGCCGTGGTGCGCCAGGGCGGCGCTCAGCGCACGGCGTCGTCCGTGGTAGACCCGGCGCGCGTGAGCCACGGCCTCCACGGCCTGGGCGTCGGTCAGCAGGTCGGCCAGCACGTGCTGCAGCAGGCGACTCGTCCAGCCCGGGCCGAGCATGCGCCGGGCCACGAGCCCGTCGAGCACGAGGGCCGGGCCGCCGACGGCGGCGATCCGCAGGTCCGGGCCGTGCG
This region includes:
- a CDS encoding cellulose binding domain-containing protein — encoded protein: MTRTRSRTAAWLGVVALVAGGAVATLGTAAQAQTITNIAYAQADPAGSRGHLLDLYVPDGPGPWPLVVWSTGSAWTSDDGKSGAAAIAQQLNPRGIAVAGVSVRSSSQAKFPAQVHDVKAAIRYLRAYADRYRLDPDRFASMGDSSGGWVAAMAALTGGVESLEGQVGLYGVSSAVQAGVDFFGPTDFQRLREQDPGGFIDHDSPSAPEAQLLGCAIPTCRDKAQQANPLAYVDAQDPPMLLLHGLSDNVVPHAQTQILYDALKAACVDTRFFSVPGAGHSHTDVTSASRYGQQTVRTVEGCRETVTQGTPNPSWDTIAAFLKDAWGDAGPGPTPSVTPSVTPSVTPSVTPTPSVTPSVTPTPSVTPSVTPTPGTGTGCTATYRLANSWPGGFVADVTVTAGSAPVTGWRVTVTLATGAGATQVWNGQSTGGSAFTVTNAPWNGRVDAGGSTTFGFQGTGNGAGARVTCSAA